One window from the genome of Aeromonas sp. FDAARGOS 1405 encodes:
- the dgt gene encoding dGTPase yields the protein MYSRLITPARIHSWGDEELLEATEQDRARIVQAAPVRRLQQKTQVFPLDVKASVRSRLTHSLEVQETGRQISRRILAALPAGMVCEGAFINLVEMSCLLHDVGNPPFGHFGEQVMSQWLGEMLDPLYQQALAQPPSAQWAELRQDLQLFDGNAQSLRLVHSLHELNLTLGQLAALCKYPQQPQPGVSYGQHHGWSSKRGIFFSEQPLYRALGQSLGLAPGCRHPLVYIMEAADDISYCIADLEDAVDRRILTQGELLAALRAADQSDYMGTLLGDALASGRGFFPHFRQQLTRDLVALAAQSYVSEHQAILQGSYPQALLHGQAPAARVLDILKQVAREQVFMRPEVEALELEGYAALRGVLTSYSCLLALPAPQFARLLAGEGSQALFFARRLYHRLSARHLKAYRLAIATPDPRFACLHEQEWYYRVRLLLDYVSGMTDTYVLEEYRLLSGI from the coding sequence ATGTATAGCCGTTTGATTACCCCCGCGCGCATCCACTCCTGGGGGGATGAGGAGCTGCTGGAGGCGACCGAGCAGGATCGCGCCCGTATCGTGCAGGCCGCACCGGTGCGCCGGTTGCAGCAGAAGACCCAGGTCTTTCCACTCGATGTGAAGGCCTCGGTGCGCAGTCGCCTCACCCACTCGCTGGAGGTACAGGAGACTGGCCGCCAGATCAGTCGCCGCATTCTGGCTGCCTTGCCTGCAGGTATGGTCTGTGAAGGCGCTTTTATCAATCTGGTGGAGATGTCCTGCCTGCTTCATGACGTGGGCAACCCGCCGTTTGGCCATTTTGGCGAGCAGGTGATGAGCCAGTGGCTCGGCGAGATGCTCGATCCCCTCTATCAGCAGGCGCTGGCGCAGCCCCCCTCGGCCCAGTGGGCTGAATTACGTCAGGATCTGCAGCTGTTTGATGGCAACGCCCAGAGTCTTCGGCTGGTGCACAGCCTGCACGAGCTCAACCTGACGCTCGGACAACTGGCGGCACTCTGCAAATACCCGCAGCAGCCCCAGCCCGGGGTGAGCTATGGCCAGCATCATGGCTGGAGCAGCAAACGAGGTATCTTCTTTAGCGAGCAGCCGCTCTACCGCGCCCTCGGCCAGAGTCTGGGGCTGGCCCCCGGCTGTCGCCATCCGCTGGTCTACATCATGGAGGCGGCAGACGACATCTCCTACTGCATCGCCGATCTGGAAGATGCGGTGGATAGGCGGATCCTGACTCAGGGTGAATTACTGGCGGCGCTGCGAGCAGCTGACCAGAGTGACTACATGGGTACCTTGCTGGGTGACGCGCTTGCCAGTGGTCGAGGCTTTTTCCCCCATTTTCGCCAGCAGCTGACCCGGGATCTGGTGGCGCTGGCGGCGCAGAGCTATGTCAGCGAACATCAGGCAATTTTGCAGGGATCCTATCCGCAAGCGCTGCTGCACGGCCAGGCGCCGGCGGCGCGGGTGCTCGACATCCTCAAACAGGTGGCCCGCGAGCAGGTCTTTATGCGACCCGAAGTAGAGGCGCTCGAACTGGAAGGGTATGCGGCGCTGCGCGGGGTGCTGACCAGTTATTCCTGTCTGTTGGCGCTGCCAGCACCACAGTTTGCTCGCCTGCTGGCCGGGGAGGGGAGTCAGGCGCTGTTCTTTGCGCGCCGCCTCTATCACCGCCTTTCGGCCCGCCATCTCAAGGCCTATCGATTGGCGATCGCCACCCCTGATCCACGCTTTGCCTGCCTGCATGAGCAGGAGTGGTATTACCGGGTGCGGCTGCTGCTCGATTATGTCAGCGGCATGACAGATACCTATGTGCTGGAGGAGTACCGGCTGCTCTCGGGGATCTGA
- a CDS encoding transporter substrate-binding domain-containing protein encodes MSLFRQLFLPLLLLFSGIPAAAVPQLGKALAGNQTADEELVVGVPRGGYPPFLYELPNQRYAGPLKELASRIAAEMGVSLRYVSYNSYVDAHAALNSRQVDALIGVELDALELEGMNHIGYLGSYARAILMRHPDQHLTLEQARKLRWVCIRGFGSCNELARLEMPHVTELESRDEATYMVKLGAADAYLALGPIIAMEMERLPESMGIVIPDWIPGSALTIATSANDPVLTDRIWQAYQRIPVADSRLRLSQEDNRFKAGLLLEPDEVAWLKQKNKVVRFAVAPSFAGISEIDDEGVLHGYAADLMKLLSLRSGIRFELEPTSTWQESLALLKQHKVDLIPLMTALRDRETFASFSSSYLKFDSYVVARHGARPLKSLAELKGRLIGGVTGSYEASLIQAHGGKVIEVGKDTELLTLLDTGKAEYVLLTMTNLGQQAMKGFNEKYQVVLSSPEFSVPISMAIDIRQPELRRIMDKLLLTITDEEWQLLERRWLNVSVNIESDYSLVYKWLALGGVALLVCGLLVMLWARSLRRQIAQRKIAEGKLNEQLLFVQTLLNSLPTMVALRDSRQRITLCNKAYRDAFLVDGNGEALDDLQGIPEHLRESVLEEDRRVWQSGQELEGAGNSLRADGTPFHVIYAKRPYRDPDGNMLGVLTVLTDVSRIKAAEERARQAETRLTQITDSMPGVVYQYLWQGPGKGRFLYASQGASEILGVSHQDLFNAESGGAVFGFTEQALQEFVSKVANHAETLAPLDLEVKVERPEGDRYLQVRGNFVRQEQQALILNGVIQDITALKQQEHELREARAYAEQAMQARSRFLATMSHELRTPISGMHGMLELLQMSELNDDQRYMVRNVVTSTNNLLYLVNDILDFSKIEAGQLQLHCQVSRLQTVICDAIRGHATLAHNKGLNVTLEWGQHVPDWADIDGVRVGQVISNLLNNAVKFTEQGAVSIRVSYLREHLAISIRDTGIGIAEEKQALLFTPFEQVESDINRRFGGTGLGLAICDQLVRKMGGELTLTSKAGEGSRFRFTVPLAHPQWDAPPLTGTEWWFFSADANLESAMLRLGARLKHLDAGQLNRSLEGLLLADQQWLEQALGSEWQGWLQHVALRGIIASPNEALRGRVGGQQWWRLGLSPLYPDLLLESCLELLQEQVVPALPALADKLGGRVLVADDHPVNRALLARQLAILGIEAQVVEDGEKALRAWQGQSFSLLLTDCHMPVMDGYALTKALRAAGVTAPIIGVTADTSEEAHARMVEAGMSDMLFKPYPLDTLRQLLAHWLAESVTAGSAVGAAIDDGLAVQAERWLTLFGDEPTARVMAAEYLDSNRQDGAHMKAALVCHDFGALVETAHRIKGAARMVGLQELASQAARLESAARLKQFDELEELTGKVQLLMTAIAHDIGLWLDEKSTT; translated from the coding sequence ATGTCACTCTTTCGTCAGCTTTTTCTTCCCCTGTTGCTGCTGTTTTCCGGCATCCCTGCTGCTGCTGTTCCCCAATTGGGAAAGGCACTGGCGGGCAACCAGACTGCTGATGAAGAGCTGGTGGTCGGGGTGCCCCGTGGTGGTTATCCCCCGTTTCTCTACGAACTGCCCAATCAGCGCTATGCCGGTCCACTCAAGGAACTGGCCTCGCGCATTGCGGCAGAAATGGGGGTCTCTCTGCGTTATGTCTCCTACAACTCTTATGTGGATGCCCATGCTGCGCTGAACAGCCGTCAGGTTGATGCCTTGATCGGGGTCGAGCTCGATGCTCTCGAGCTCGAGGGGATGAATCATATCGGGTATCTGGGATCCTACGCTCGCGCCATCTTGATGCGCCACCCTGATCAACATTTGACCCTGGAGCAGGCACGCAAGCTGCGCTGGGTCTGTATTCGCGGTTTTGGCAGTTGCAATGAGCTGGCACGACTGGAGATGCCCCATGTGACCGAGCTGGAGAGTCGTGATGAGGCGACCTATATGGTCAAACTTGGGGCGGCCGATGCTTATCTGGCGCTGGGGCCGATCATTGCCATGGAGATGGAGCGGTTGCCAGAGTCGATGGGGATTGTGATTCCTGACTGGATTCCCGGTAGTGCATTAACTATTGCCACCAGTGCCAATGACCCGGTGCTGACAGATCGCATCTGGCAGGCTTACCAGCGGATCCCTGTGGCGGATTCCCGATTGAGGCTGAGTCAGGAGGACAATCGCTTCAAAGCGGGTTTATTGCTGGAGCCTGACGAGGTGGCTTGGCTGAAGCAGAAGAACAAGGTGGTCAGGTTTGCCGTTGCGCCATCGTTTGCCGGTATCAGCGAGATCGATGACGAAGGGGTGTTGCACGGCTATGCAGCTGATTTGATGAAACTGTTGAGTCTGCGCTCGGGGATCCGCTTTGAACTGGAACCCACCAGCACCTGGCAAGAGTCACTGGCGCTGCTGAAACAGCACAAGGTTGATCTGATCCCCTTGATGACAGCACTCAGGGATCGCGAGACATTTGCGTCATTCAGCTCTTCCTATCTCAAGTTCGATAGCTATGTGGTGGCTCGCCATGGCGCCCGCCCGCTGAAGTCGCTAGCGGAGCTGAAAGGGCGTTTGATCGGTGGCGTGACCGGTTCTTATGAGGCTTCCCTCATACAGGCCCACGGTGGCAAAGTCATCGAAGTGGGCAAGGATACCGAGTTGCTCACCCTGCTTGACACGGGAAAAGCCGAGTATGTGCTGCTGACAATGACCAATCTGGGGCAACAGGCGATGAAGGGGTTCAACGAGAAGTATCAGGTGGTGCTGAGTTCTCCCGAGTTTTCCGTGCCCATCAGCATGGCCATTGACATCAGGCAGCCCGAGCTGCGGCGGATCATGGACAAGCTGTTGCTGACCATCACGGATGAGGAGTGGCAGCTGCTGGAACGTCGCTGGCTTAATGTCTCGGTAAATATCGAATCTGATTACAGCCTGGTCTACAAGTGGCTGGCGTTAGGCGGTGTTGCCTTGTTGGTCTGTGGTCTGCTGGTGATGCTCTGGGCCCGCAGTTTGCGTCGCCAGATTGCGCAACGGAAAATCGCAGAGGGAAAACTCAACGAGCAATTGCTGTTTGTACAGACCCTGCTCAATTCGTTACCGACCATGGTGGCATTGCGTGATAGCAGGCAGCGGATCACTCTCTGCAACAAGGCTTATCGGGACGCCTTCCTCGTTGATGGTAATGGTGAAGCGCTCGACGACCTGCAAGGCATTCCAGAGCACTTGCGCGAGAGCGTGCTTGAAGAAGATCGCCGGGTGTGGCAAAGCGGGCAGGAGCTGGAGGGGGCTGGCAACAGCTTGCGTGCTGATGGTACCCCTTTTCATGTGATCTATGCCAAGCGCCCTTACCGGGACCCCGATGGCAATATGCTGGGGGTGTTGACTGTGCTGACCGATGTCAGCCGGATCAAGGCGGCGGAGGAGCGTGCCCGTCAGGCAGAAACTCGCCTCACACAGATCACCGACAGCATGCCTGGCGTCGTCTATCAATATCTGTGGCAGGGACCGGGGAAGGGGCGTTTTCTTTACGCTTCTCAGGGGGCCAGTGAAATCCTGGGGGTATCTCATCAGGATTTATTTAACGCTGAATCGGGTGGTGCGGTATTTGGCTTTACCGAACAGGCGCTGCAGGAGTTTGTCAGCAAGGTGGCCAATCATGCCGAGACGCTGGCTCCCCTCGATCTGGAAGTCAAGGTGGAGCGTCCTGAGGGAGATCGCTATCTGCAAGTTCGTGGCAATTTTGTACGTCAGGAGCAGCAAGCTCTGATCCTCAACGGCGTTATTCAGGACATCACGGCCCTCAAACAGCAGGAACATGAACTGCGCGAGGCGCGCGCCTATGCCGAGCAGGCGATGCAGGCACGTAGCCGCTTTCTGGCCACCATGAGCCACGAGTTGCGTACCCCTATTTCCGGTATGCATGGCATGCTTGAGTTGCTGCAAATGAGCGAGCTCAACGACGATCAGCGTTACATGGTGCGCAATGTTGTCACCTCGACTAACAACCTGCTCTATCTGGTCAACGATATTCTCGATTTTTCCAAGATCGAAGCAGGTCAATTGCAACTGCATTGTCAGGTCAGCCGGTTGCAGACGGTGATCTGCGATGCGATTCGTGGTCACGCCACCCTTGCCCATAACAAAGGGCTTAACGTGACGCTGGAGTGGGGTCAGCATGTGCCGGATTGGGCCGATATCGATGGGGTTCGGGTCGGCCAGGTGATCTCCAACCTGCTCAACAATGCGGTAAAGTTTACCGAGCAGGGGGCAGTCTCTATCCGGGTCAGCTACCTGCGCGAGCATCTTGCCATCAGCATCCGTGATACCGGCATCGGGATTGCCGAAGAGAAACAGGCATTGTTATTTACCCCGTTTGAGCAGGTTGAGTCCGATATCAACCGCCGCTTTGGTGGAACAGGTCTGGGGCTGGCGATCTGTGATCAGCTGGTGCGCAAAATGGGCGGCGAACTGACCCTGACCAGCAAGGCGGGAGAGGGCTCCCGTTTCCGCTTTACTGTGCCGCTGGCCCATCCTCAATGGGATGCGCCCCCGCTGACTGGCACCGAATGGTGGTTTTTTAGCGCCGATGCCAATCTCGAGTCGGCCATGCTGCGGTTGGGGGCCAGGCTCAAGCATCTGGATGCCGGCCAGCTCAACCGCTCACTGGAAGGATTGCTGCTGGCTGACCAGCAGTGGTTGGAGCAAGCTCTTGGCAGTGAGTGGCAGGGCTGGTTACAACATGTTGCATTGAGAGGAATAATTGCGTCACCGAACGAGGCCCTGCGTGGCCGTGTTGGCGGTCAGCAGTGGTGGCGGTTGGGGCTCTCCCCTCTCTATCCGGATCTGCTGCTGGAAAGTTGCCTCGAGTTGCTGCAAGAGCAGGTTGTTCCTGCCTTGCCTGCGCTGGCTGACAAGCTGGGAGGACGGGTACTGGTGGCCGATGATCATCCGGTCAATCGTGCCCTGCTGGCACGACAACTGGCGATCCTCGGGATCGAAGCCCAAGTGGTAGAGGATGGCGAGAAGGCGTTGCGGGCCTGGCAGGGGCAGTCATTCTCCTTGTTACTGACCGATTGCCACATGCCGGTGATGGATGGCTATGCCCTGACCAAGGCGCTGCGGGCTGCGGGGGTGACGGCGCCCATTATCGGGGTAACAGCAGATACCTCGGAAGAGGCCCATGCTCGTATGGTGGAGGCGGGCATGAGCGATATGCTGTTCAAGCCCTACCCGCTGGATACCCTGCGCCAGCTGTTGGCACACTGGCTTGCCGAGTCGGTAACCGCGGGTAGTGCTGTGGGGGCGGCGATTGATGACGGACTGGCCGTTCAGGCAGAACGCTGGTTGACCCTGTTTGGCGATGAGCCGACGGCGCGGGTGATGGCGGCGGAATATCTCGACTCCAATCGTCAGGATGGAGCTCATATGAAGGCCGCTTTGGTTTGCCACGACTTCGGTGCATTGGTAGAGACTGCCCACCGGATCAAGGGCGCGGCCCGCATGGTCGGACTACAGGAGCTGGCCAGCCAGGCAGCCAGGCTGGAGTCGGCTGCCAGATTGAAACAGTTTGATGAACTGGAGGAGCTCACCGGCAAGGTGCAGCTATTGATGACGGCGATCGCCCACGACATTGGATTATGGCTCGATGAAAAAAGCACAACATGA
- a CDS encoding EAL domain-containing protein — translation MKKAQHELVIMVVEDHGFQRKALLHQVRSLGFQNLLEAADGAEALALSQQHAVDILFCDLRMPGMDGMALLRRLSLGGFRGGIILSSALEDDVVEAVLRMSAAYGLQVLGRIEKPSTQQQLKQLIDAWSPQEEPASEEEGHRIGLDELRRALEQDQLLPWYQPKVSFASGEWVGMEALARWQHPEYGLISPGRFIPLAEHNGLIDQLTEVIIGKSLSDGHLWEETGLSLNLSMNLSTTSLIEGDLCNSLINQCQRWSINPELITLEVTESAFVQDLGKSLEVLTRLRMHGFGLSIDDFGTGYSSMQQLALLPFTELKLDRSFVDRCFEDPSRLAIIESSIELARKLGLKSVAEGVEDEQTWRLLATLGCDVCQGFFSARPMPRSELQTWNRTWQDRLPTLISI, via the coding sequence ATGAAAAAAGCACAACATGAGTTAGTCATTATGGTCGTGGAAGACCATGGATTTCAGCGCAAGGCGCTGCTGCACCAGGTCCGCAGCCTGGGATTCCAGAATCTGCTGGAGGCGGCCGATGGTGCCGAGGCGCTGGCACTGAGCCAGCAACACGCCGTCGATATCCTGTTTTGCGATCTGCGGATGCCGGGTATGGATGGCATGGCGCTGCTGCGCCGCCTGTCACTGGGCGGTTTTCGGGGAGGGATAATTCTCTCTAGTGCCCTTGAAGACGATGTGGTGGAAGCCGTGTTGCGAATGAGTGCTGCCTATGGCTTGCAGGTGCTCGGCCGCATAGAGAAACCATCTACCCAGCAGCAGCTCAAGCAACTGATCGATGCATGGTCACCCCAGGAGGAGCCTGCCAGTGAGGAAGAGGGACACAGAATCGGGCTGGATGAGTTGCGTCGGGCGCTCGAGCAGGATCAACTGTTGCCCTGGTATCAGCCCAAGGTGAGCTTTGCCTCCGGCGAGTGGGTCGGAATGGAGGCGCTGGCCCGTTGGCAGCACCCGGAGTATGGCCTAATCTCCCCGGGGCGCTTTATTCCGCTGGCGGAGCACAACGGCCTGATCGATCAGTTGACTGAGGTGATCATCGGCAAATCTCTCAGTGATGGCCACTTGTGGGAAGAGACCGGGCTCTCACTGAATCTGTCGATGAACCTCTCCACCACCTCGCTGATCGAGGGCGATCTGTGCAACTCCCTAATCAATCAGTGTCAACGCTGGAGTATCAACCCCGAGCTTATCACCCTGGAGGTGACCGAGAGCGCCTTTGTGCAGGATCTGGGCAAGTCGCTGGAGGTGCTGACCCGGCTGCGGATGCACGGCTTTGGTCTCTCCATTGATGACTTCGGTACCGGCTACTCCTCCATGCAGCAATTGGCGCTTCTGCCCTTTACCGAATTGAAGCTGGACAGATCCTTTGTCGATCGCTGTTTTGAAGACCCCTCCCGTCTGGCAATTATCGAGTCCAGCATCGAGCTGGCACGGAAGTTGGGCCTCAAGTCGGTGGCTGAAGGGGTGGAGGATGAGCAGACCTGGCGGTTGCTGGCAACGCTGGGTTGCGATGTTTGCCAGGGGTTCTTCTCTGCCAGACCTATGCCACGCAGTGAGTTGCAAACATGGAATCGAACTTGGCAGGATAGATTGCCTACACTGATATCTATCTGA
- a CDS encoding methyl-accepting chemotaxis protein, with translation MKISNKLLLSFGFINLLILLSSTLVYYRLTQINQAQHTLLEQALPALQRDEASQKALVATVSALRGYLILGKDPVQASRLKQEWDSAWQAIAHQTFSQALAKSLETFKSHQEKVWTIAQSEENLPAHTLMLQEAGPLAEAALDQLQSFANEEVATPQEQLTGDRRMLLKQVGDAYNSLANALSALRDFLISGDPEYRSKYQDYYQFHQQRVAEVKQQAALFTETQRGLWQLFEEMASPFSELVEQVIEKRQAPDWDQANYLMATDIEPMQSNLSEQLVQQVGKTRAEVDQISAQMTRAGSAINQTLLLATGSAIVLGMVVAWLFSRRLTRDIASLVTRAGQVADGRLAADPLPITGQDELGELTGSINRMSAQLHHLVGELQGAVGQVEVACLDVGSTTRAIVADLTEQDQRVDAVAAAIDQMSVSARDVAGHIAAAAGGAQQVQHQTRQGEAALARMTDAMQQIAAMIGQANEAMGLLAHQSEQVGQITEVIATIAEQTNLLALNAAIEAARAGEQGRGFAVVADEVRQLATRTHQSTAEISQTIVAISQQTRQTVSTVSSGTRLVEQGRDAVGLVTDTLSAMNQLVRSLSGQLEAISVATEQQSRVAAEVSGTVDDIAGLSRQSCQRSQQGEEIVARLAGDTGKLKAVIARFDLDA, from the coding sequence ATGAAAATTTCAAACAAGTTGCTGCTCAGCTTCGGTTTTATCAACCTGCTGATCCTGCTCTCCTCCACGCTGGTCTATTACCGGCTGACCCAGATCAATCAGGCCCAACACACCCTGCTGGAGCAGGCGCTGCCCGCCCTGCAGCGGGATGAGGCGAGTCAGAAGGCGCTGGTTGCCACTGTTTCAGCCCTGCGTGGCTATCTGATCCTCGGCAAGGATCCGGTTCAGGCTTCTCGCCTCAAGCAGGAGTGGGACTCGGCCTGGCAGGCGATTGCCCATCAGACGTTCAGTCAGGCGCTCGCCAAGTCTCTCGAGACCTTCAAAAGCCATCAGGAGAAAGTGTGGACCATCGCCCAGAGTGAAGAGAATCTGCCCGCTCACACCCTGATGCTGCAGGAGGCTGGGCCACTGGCGGAGGCGGCGCTCGATCAGCTGCAATCCTTTGCCAATGAGGAGGTCGCAACCCCGCAGGAGCAGCTCACAGGGGATCGCCGCATGCTGCTCAAACAGGTGGGGGATGCCTATAACAGCCTCGCCAACGCACTCTCTGCCCTGCGGGATTTTCTCATCTCCGGCGATCCCGAATACCGCAGCAAATATCAGGATTACTACCAGTTCCATCAGCAGCGGGTGGCTGAGGTGAAACAGCAAGCCGCGCTCTTTACCGAGACCCAGCGCGGCCTCTGGCAGCTGTTTGAAGAGATGGCGAGTCCCTTCTCCGAGCTGGTTGAGCAGGTGATCGAGAAGCGCCAGGCACCGGATTGGGATCAGGCCAATTACCTGATGGCCACCGACATCGAACCGATGCAGTCCAACCTCAGCGAGCAGCTGGTCCAGCAGGTGGGGAAAACCCGTGCCGAGGTGGATCAGATTTCGGCGCAAATGACTCGTGCCGGGAGTGCCATCAACCAGACACTGCTGTTGGCTACCGGCAGCGCCATTGTGCTTGGTATGGTAGTCGCCTGGCTCTTCAGTCGTCGTCTGACCCGTGACATTGCCAGCTTGGTGACCAGGGCAGGACAGGTTGCGGATGGCCGACTGGCGGCCGATCCCCTGCCCATCACGGGGCAGGATGAGTTGGGAGAATTGACTGGTTCCATCAACCGGATGTCTGCCCAGTTACATCATCTGGTCGGGGAGTTGCAGGGGGCAGTGGGGCAGGTCGAGGTGGCCTGTCTCGATGTGGGCAGCACCACCAGAGCCATAGTGGCGGATCTGACGGAGCAGGATCAGCGGGTCGATGCGGTGGCGGCGGCTATCGATCAGATGTCGGTCAGCGCCCGGGATGTGGCCGGCCATATCGCCGCCGCGGCAGGTGGCGCCCAGCAGGTGCAACACCAGACTCGTCAGGGAGAGGCCGCGCTGGCGCGGATGACCGACGCCATGCAGCAGATTGCGGCCATGATTGGGCAGGCCAACGAGGCCATGGGGCTGCTGGCACATCAGAGCGAACAAGTTGGGCAGATCACCGAGGTGATCGCCACGATAGCGGAGCAGACCAACTTGCTGGCCCTCAATGCGGCGATCGAGGCGGCGCGGGCAGGTGAGCAGGGACGCGGTTTTGCGGTGGTGGCCGACGAGGTGCGCCAGCTGGCGACCCGCACCCATCAATCCACCGCCGAGATCAGCCAGACTATTGTGGCCATCTCCCAGCAGACTCGCCAGACGGTGAGCACCGTCAGCAGCGGCACCCGGTTGGTAGAGCAAGGGCGGGATGCAGTCGGATTGGTGACCGATACCCTGAGTGCCATGAACCAGCTGGTGCGGTCGCTGTCGGGCCAGCTGGAGGCCATTTCGGTGGCAACCGAGCAGCAGTCGCGGGTGGCCGCCGAGGTATCCGGGACGGTCGACGACATTGCCGGGCTTAGTCGGCAATCCTGTCAGCGCAGTCAGCAGGGGGAGGAGATCGTAGCCAGACTGGCTGGCGATACCGGCAAGCTGAAGGCGGTCATCGCCCGCTTTGATCTTGATGCGTGA
- the rfaH gene encoding transcription/translation regulatory transformer protein RfaH: protein MKKWYLAYCKPKEEARARAHLDAQGIESYYPMVEIEKLRRGKRVPVREPMFPNYLFIFVDLEEVTPVTLKSTRGISRIIHFGSEWTPISSKLVYQLMSRDDSDEARASYANLPCSGDKVLIEEGPLAGFEAIYMEPDGEKRAILLVSLLNRETTSSFDNHTFRRLD from the coding sequence ATGAAAAAATGGTATCTGGCCTACTGCAAGCCAAAAGAAGAGGCCCGCGCCCGCGCCCACCTCGATGCCCAGGGTATCGAATCCTATTACCCCATGGTGGAGATCGAGAAGCTGCGCCGGGGCAAGCGAGTTCCGGTACGGGAACCCATGTTCCCCAACTATCTGTTTATCTTTGTCGATTTGGAAGAGGTAACACCGGTCACCCTGAAATCGACCCGCGGCATCAGCCGGATCATCCACTTTGGCAGTGAATGGACCCCCATCAGCAGCAAGCTGGTCTATCAGCTGATGAGTCGCGATGACAGCGATGAGGCGAGAGCCAGCTACGCTAACCTGCCCTGCTCGGGCGACAAGGTGCTGATTGAAGAGGGGCCGCTTGCCGGCTTCGAAGCCATCTATATGGAGCCGGATGGAGAGAAACGGGCGATTTTGCTGGTCAGCCTGCTCAACCGGGAGACCACCAGCAGCTTCGACAACCACACCTTCAGGCGTCTGGACTAA
- the metQ gene encoding methionine ABC transporter substrate-binding lipoprotein MetQ, whose protein sequence is MKFGIKSVAAALLAGLVLAGCGQKEESKVLKVGAIAGPETELVEVAAKVAKEKYGLTVEVVNFSDYVTPNVALNDGSIDVNAFQHKPYLDAQVRDRGFKLVPVGNTFVYPIAGYSKKIKALSELQDGAQIAVPNDPTNLGRSLILLAKQGLITLKDGAGLEATVLDIASNPRNFKIVELEAAQLPRSLEDVDLAIINNTFAGQIGLTPTENGLFVEDKESPYVNLIVARDNNKDDEKVKQFVQAFQTDDVYKKGLELFKGGLVKGW, encoded by the coding sequence ATGAAATTTGGCATCAAATCCGTTGCGGCTGCCCTGCTGGCTGGTCTGGTTCTGGCCGGTTGCGGTCAAAAAGAAGAGAGCAAGGTTCTGAAAGTGGGCGCTATTGCCGGCCCGGAGACCGAACTGGTTGAAGTGGCTGCCAAGGTAGCCAAAGAGAAATACGGTCTGACAGTCGAGGTGGTCAACTTCTCCGACTACGTCACCCCGAACGTGGCGCTGAACGATGGCAGCATCGACGTCAACGCTTTCCAGCACAAACCCTATCTGGATGCACAGGTACGTGATCGCGGCTTCAAGCTGGTGCCGGTTGGCAACACCTTCGTCTACCCGATCGCCGGTTACTCCAAGAAGATCAAGGCGCTGAGCGAGCTGCAAGATGGCGCCCAGATCGCGGTACCGAACGATCCAACCAACCTGGGCCGCTCCCTGATCCTGCTGGCCAAACAGGGTCTGATCACCCTGAAGGATGGCGCCGGTCTGGAAGCAACCGTGCTGGATATCGCCAGCAACCCGCGCAACTTCAAGATTGTCGAGCTGGAAGCAGCCCAGCTGCCCCGTTCGCTGGAAGATGTGGATCTGGCTATCATCAACAACACCTTCGCCGGCCAGATTGGTCTGACCCCGACTGAAAACGGCCTGTTTGTTGAAGACAAAGAGTCCCCCTACGTCAACCTGATCGTCGCCCGCGACAACAACAAGGATGACGAGAAGGTCAAACAGTTCGTACAAGCTTTCCAGACCGATGATGTCTACAAGAAAGGTCTCGAGCTGTTCAAAGGCGGCCTGGTAAAAGGTTGGTAA
- a CDS encoding methionine ABC transporter permease, with translation MSEAMINLLITALGDTLIMVFASALFGCLLGLPLGVALHVTKAGQILANPLLNRTLGMVVNVGRSVPFIILLVAIIPLTRLIVGTSIGTIAAIVPLTVGCIPFIARLVEGALMEVPDGLLEAAKAMGAKPLQIITKVLLPEALPGILNSVTITLVTLVNYSAMAGAIGGGGLGDVGIRYGYQRFDPTVMLVTVVILVVLVQLIQSAGERLVNKCDHR, from the coding sequence ATGTCCGAAGCCATGATTAATCTGCTCATCACGGCCCTGGGCGACACCCTGATCATGGTGTTTGCCTCCGCCCTGTTCGGCTGCCTGCTGGGTCTGCCGCTCGGCGTGGCACTGCACGTGACCAAGGCGGGCCAGATCCTGGCCAACCCCTTGCTCAACCGTACTCTGGGTATGGTGGTCAACGTGGGTCGCTCGGTGCCCTTTATTATCCTGCTGGTCGCCATCATTCCGCTAACCCGGCTGATTGTCGGCACCAGTATCGGCACCATCGCCGCCATCGTGCCGCTGACTGTCGGCTGCATCCCTTTCATCGCCCGTCTGGTGGAAGGGGCCCTGATGGAAGTGCCGGACGGCCTGCTGGAAGCGGCCAAGGCCATGGGCGCCAAGCCGCTGCAAATAATCACCAAGGTGCTGCTGCCCGAGGCTCTGCCCGGCATCCTCAACAGCGTCACCATTACCCTCGTCACTCTGGTGAACTACTCGGCCATGGCCGGGGCCATCGGTGGCGGTGGTCTGGGGGATGTGGGTATTCGTTATGGTTATCAGCGCTTTGACCCGACCGTCATGCTGGTGACCGTGGTTATCCTGGTAGTACTGGTTCAACTTATCCAGAGCGCGGGTGAGCGCCTGGTCAACAAATGTGATCATCGTTAA